From one Triticum aestivum cultivar Chinese Spring chromosome 4B, IWGSC CS RefSeq v2.1, whole genome shotgun sequence genomic stretch:
- the LOC123089336 gene encoding xyloglucan galactosyltransferase KATAMARI1 homolog yields MRQLAKPGAAKGRPRRAVVGAKEKAVAGSFRRLCFAAVLAVTFFLYYRFSQLDDPCRGRYIHVYPLPPRFNTDMTRDACRGDNNGGGRWPAGICESIDNAGLGRPLADPADGVLTDEDGWYGTRQLALDIIFHNRMKRYECLTNHTAVATAIFVPFYAALDFARYAGQDNVTRDAASVDLAEWLKWRFLDDRQRPQDGHDNFLVAGRTARDLARDGGNSGGPNWGTNLLARPVGRNLSVLVLESSLAPNASEFAVPYPTYFHPRTDADVFGWQDRVRGLQRKWLMAFVSDKPRGTDNAATATIHDHVMAQCKASDACGHLQPDPDCATGTDHGQCHSPVKAMRLLQSATFCLHPPPGGSPPSYTRRWVFDAMVAGCIPVFFHPASAHLQYRWHLPEDHAKYSVFIPEAGVRAGTASIEAVLRAISASTVARMRGEVVRLIPQVVYADPRGKLETVKDAFDIAVDGMLDRVARLRH; encoded by the coding sequence ATGCGTCAGCTAGCCAAACCCGGCGCAGCCAAAGGGCGGCCGCGCCGGGCCGTCGTCGGAGCCAAGGAAAAGGCGGTGGCCGGCTCATTCCGGCGGCTGTGCTTCGCTGCCGTCCTCGCGGTAACCTTCTTCCTGTACTACCGTTTCTCACAGCTCGACGACCCGTGCCGGGGACGGTACATCCACGTGTACCCGTTGCCACCGCGCTTCAACACCGACATGACGCGCGACGCCTGCCGCGGCGATAACAACGGCGGCGGGCGCTGGCCCGCGGGCATCTGCGAGTCCATCGACAACGCCGGCCTCGGCCGGCCGCTCGCGGACCCGGCCGACGGCGTCCTCACCGATGAGGACGGGTGGTACGGCACGCGCCAGCTCGCTCTCGACATCATCTTCCACAACCGGATGAAGCGGTACGAGTGCCTCACCAACCACACCGCCGTGGCCACCGCCATCTTCGTGCCGTTCTACGCCGCCCTCGACTTCGCCCGCTACGCCGGCCAAGACAACGTGACGCGGGACGCCGCGTCGGTCGACCTGGCGGAGTGGCTCAAGTGGCGGTTCCTGGACGACCGGCAACGGCCCCAGGATGGCCACGACAATTTCCTCGTCGCCGGGAGGACGGCGCGGGACCTGGCGAGGGATGGCGGCAACTCCGGCGGCCCGAACTGGGGCACGAACCTCCTCGCCAGGCCGGTCGGCCGGAACCTGTCGGTGCTCGTCTTGGAGTCGTCGCTGGCGCCGAACGCGAGCGAGTTCGCCGTGCCGTACCCGACCTACTTCCACCCCAGGACCGACGCCGACGTGTTCGGGTGGCAGGACAGGGTGCGCGGCCTGCAGCGGAAGTGGCTCATGGCGTTCGTCTCCGACAAGCCGCGGGGGACGGACAACGCAGCAACGGCGACCATCCACGACCATGTCATGGCCCAGTGCAAGGCGTCGGACGCGTGTGGGCACCTGCAGCCGGACCCGGACTGCGCCACCGGGACCGACCACGGCCAGTGCCACTCCCCTGTCAAGGCCATGCGGCTGCTCCAGAGCGCGACCTTCTGCCTGCATCCACCGCCAGGCGGCTCACCCCCGTCGTACACGCGGCGGTGGGTTTTTGACGCGATGGTGGCCGGGTGCATCCCGGTCTTCTTCCACCCGGCGTCAGCGCACCTGCAGTACAGGTGGCACCTCCCCGAGGACCACGCCAAGTACTCAGTGTTCATCCCGGAGGCCGGCGTCCGGGCGGGCACGGCGAGCATCGAGGCCGTGCTCCGGGCGATCTCGGCGTCGACGGTGGCGCGGATGCGGGGGGAGGTGGTTAGGCTCATCCCGCAGGTGGTCTACGCCGATCCCCGGGGGAAGCTGGAGACTGTCAAGGACGCCTTCGACATCGCCGTCGACGGGATGCTCGACAGGGTGGCAAGGCTCCGGCATTAA
- the LOC123089337 gene encoding flowering-promoting factor 1-like protein 5, with translation MAAGGVWVFRKDGVMELEREVSSRKALVYVPANETMRSLRALERRLGLLGWERYYEDRAVVQLHRRDGSLDLISLPRDFARFRSVHMYDVVVKNRGHFKVVDL, from the coding sequence ATGGCGGCGGGCGGCGTGTGGGTGTTCCGGAAGGACGGGGTGATGGAGCTGGAGCGGGAGGTGTCGAGCCGGAAGGCGCTGGTGTACGTGCCGGCGAACGAGACGATGCGGTCGCTGCGGGCGCTGGAGCGGCGGCTGGGGTTGCTGGGATGGGAGCGCTACTACGAGGACCGCGCCGTCGTGCAGCTCCACCGCCGCGACGGCAGCCTCGACCTCATCTCGCTGCCGCGAGACTTTGCGCGGTTCCGCTCCGTCCACATGTACGACGTCGTCGTCAAGAACCGAGGCCACTTCAAGGTCGTCGACCTCTAA